A single Stigmatopora argus isolate UIUO_Sarg chromosome 7, RoL_Sarg_1.0, whole genome shotgun sequence DNA region contains:
- the LOC144076963 gene encoding caspase-6-like: MENKTVIDARTSLEQVHNLTETDSFRIDKLSDPSVEYRMDRKRRGQALIFNQERFFWQLGMYDRPGTNMDRHNLEFRLKDLNFDVTACNNLKNEEVLEMIQKAAEGDHSDADCFLLIFLSHGEDDHVYTFDGKISIQQITSLFKGDQCKSLVGKPKIFIWQACRGDKHDEPVLACDDVDSVIQTNEVVTDACAVQTLPAGADFIMCYSVAEGYYSHRETVNGSWYIQDLCELLKKYGDSLEFTELLTLVNRTVASRSVHACKDRDAIGKKQVPCFASMLTKKLYFRPKK, from the exons ATGGAAAACAAGACCGTCATTGACGCCCGCACGA gcCTGGAACAAGTCCACAATCTCACAGAGACGGACAGCTTCAGAAt CGACAAGCTTTCGGATCCCTCCGTAGAGTACCGCATGGACCGCAAACGGCGAGGCCAGGCGCTTATTTTCAACCAGGAGCGCTTCTTTTGGCAACTTGGCATGTACGACCGGCCGGGCACCAACATGGATCGCCACAACCTGGAGTTCAG GTTGAAGGATCTCAACTTTGACGTGACAGCTTGCAACAACTTAAAAAACGAAGAAGTCCTGGAGATGATCCAAAAAG CCGCCGAGGGTGACCACTCGGACGCCGACTGCTTCCTCTTGATTTTCCTGAGCCACGGCGAAGACGACCACGTGTACACTTTCGATGGCAAAATCAGCATCCAGCAAATCACCTCGCTTTTCAAAGGCGACCAATGCAAAAGCTTGGTGGGCAAGCCCAAGATCTTCATCTGGCAG GCCTGTCGCGGCGACAAACACGACGAGCCGGTGTTGGCCTGCGACGATGTGGACAGCGTGATCCAGACCAACGAGGTGGTGACGGACGCCTGCGCCGTTCAAACGCTCCCGGCCGGCGCCGACTTCATCATGTGCTACTCGGTGGCGGAAG GTTACTACTCTCACAGGGAGACCGTGAACGGCTCATGGTACATTCAAGACCTCTGCGAGCTCCTGAAGAAGTACGGCGACTCGCTGGAGTTCACGGAACTCCTGACGCTGGTCAACCGCACGGTGGCCTCCAGGAGCGTCCATGCTTGCAAAGATAGGGATGCCATCGGCAAAAAGCAGGTGCCGTGTTTCGCCTCCATGCTCACTAAAAAACTTTACTTCCGCCCCAAAAAGTGA
- the pla2g12a gene encoding group XIIA secretory phospholipase A2 → MLATSYVVFVVFVVSVSCCEQEVEQPDWRMTLKTIRNGIHKIDSYLNAALELFGGDDGLCRFKCTDGYKPTPRPGYKPPPPNGCGTPLFGFQVDVGIPSMTKCCNQHDRCYDTCGRDKHDCDEQFQDCLETICRNVQRTLGLAHSVQACESAVTLLFDAVMHLGCKPYLDSQRASCACQFEVKKEL, encoded by the exons ATGTTAGCGACAAGCTATGTTGTCTTCGTCGTATTTGTGGTGTCCGTTTCTTGCTGTGAGCAGGAAGTGGAGCAGCCCGACTGGCGAATGACTCTTAAAACCATTCGCAATGGCATCCATAAAATCGATTCGTATCTCAACGCGGCTCTCGAGTTGTTCGGCGGCGACGACGGCTTGTGTCGTTTCAAGTGTACTGACG GTTACAAGCCGACGCCTCGTCCCGGATATAAGCCGCCGCCACCCAACGGGTGCGGGACCCCACTCTTTGGATTCCAG GTCGACGTGGGCATCCCGTCCATGACGAAATGCTGCAACCAGCACGACCGCTGCTACGACACGTGCGGCCGCGACAAGCACGACTGCGACGAGCAATTCCAGGACTGTCTGGAGACCATCTGCAGAAACGTGCAACGGACTTTGGGATTGGCCCACAGTGTCCAAG CATGCGAGTCTGCGGTGACGCTCCTGTTCGACGCCGTGATGCACTTGGGATGTAAACCGTACTTGGACAGCCAACGGGCGTCGTGCGCGTGTCAGTTCGAGGTAAAGAAGGAGTTGTGA
- the g3bp2a gene encoding ras GTPase-activating protein-binding protein 2 isoform X1, producing the protein MVMEKPSPLLVGREFVRQYYTLLNKAPDFLHRFYGRNSSYVHGGLDPSGKLAEAVYGQAEIHKKVMSLQFSECHTKIRLVDAHATLSDGVVVQVLGELSNSGQPMRKFMQTFVLAPEGSVANKFYVHNDIFRYEDEVFCDSEAELDEESEEEVEEEPEERQRQASPEPLQESPNSAPYYESHPVANGVEEPMEEPAPEPEPEPELEPEPKVEEVKTEVEEKVAEEREEKSPSPAPAESPPHVQEPPKTFSWASVTSKNLPPSGAASGIPPHVVKAPISQARADPKSETQGTLLRPRDQRTRDRPAFLPRGPRPDERLSDSQMGKPHLSFVNKGGRGEGESGEMDMRRSVRYPDSHQLFVGNLPHDIDENELKDFFMTYGTVVELRINTKAISGKLPNFGFVVFDDSDPVQKILGAKVDGPIMFRGEVRLNVEEKKTRAARERESRAAGMDDRRDMRRNDRGPGGPRGLMGSGMMRDRDGRGPPPRGGMIPKPGAGRGSQGLGEGRFTTQRR; encoded by the exons ATGGTGATGGAGAAGCCGAGTCCCCTGCTTGTCGGGCGGGAGTTTGTGAGGCAGTATTACACGCTATTGAACAAGGCGCCCGACTTCCTTCACAG GTTCTACGGGAGGAACTCTTCCTACGTTCATGGAGGTCTCGATCCAAGCGGAAAGCTGGCCGAAGCGGTGTACGGGCAAGCG GAAATCCACAAGAAAGTGATGTCCCTGCAGTTCAGCGAGTGCCACACCAAGATCAGGCTGGTGGACGCTCACGCCACGCTCAGCGATGGCGTGGTGGTGCAGGTTCTCGGAGAGCTCTCCAACAGCGGGCAGCCGATGCGGAAGTTCATGCAGACCTTCGTCCTGGCCCCGGAG GGTTCCGTGGCCAACAAGTTCTACGTGCACAACGACATCTTCCGATACGAGGACGAAGTGTTTTGCGACTCGGAAGCCGAACTCGACGAGG AATCGGAGGAGGAAGTAGAAGAGGAGCCAGAAGAGAGGCAGAGGCAGGCGTCCCCCGAGCCCCTGCAAGAGAGCCCCAACAGCGCCCCCTACTACGagtctcaccccgtggc TAACGGCGTGGAGGAACCTATGGAGGAACCGGCCCCGGAACCCGAACCAGAACCGGAACTGGAGCCCGAGCCCAAGGTGGAGGAGGTCAAAACCGAAGTGGAAGAAAAGGTTGCCGAAGAAAGGGAGGAAAAATCTCCCTCGCCAGCCCCGGCGGAGTCTCCGCCTCACGTGCAGGAGCCACCCAAG ACCTTCTCGTGGGCGTCGGTGACCAGCAAGAACCTGCCTCCGTCCGGCGCCGCCTCTGGAATCCCTCCCCACGTCGTCAAAGCTCCCATCTCACAA GCCCGGGCGGACCCCAAGTCGGAAACGCAGGGGACGCTGCTCCGACCCAGGGACCAGCGTACTCGCGACAGACCCGCCTTCCTCCCGCGAGGCCCCCGACCCG ATGAGAGACTGTCGGACTCACAAATGGGAAAACCGCACCTGAGTTTTGTCAACAAAG GCGGGAGGGGTGAAGGCGAATCGGGCGAAATGGACATGCGGCGATCCGTGCGCTACCCCGACAGCCACCAGCTTTTCGTGGGCAACCTCCCGCACGACATCGACGAGAACGAGCTCAAAGACTTTTTCATGA cctaTGGGACGGTGGTGGAACTGCGCATCAACACCAAAGCCATCAGCGGGAAGCTGCCCAACTTTGGATTTGTAGTGTTTGACGACTCGGATCCGGTGCAGAAAATCCTTGGGGCCAAGGTAGACGGG CCCATCATGTTCCGAGGCGAGGTGCGCCTAAACGTGGAGGAGAAGAAGACCCGGGCGGCACGCGAGCGAGAGAGCCGGGCAGCCGGCATGGATGACCGCCGGGACATGCGGCGCAACGACCGAGGACCCGGGGGTCCACGCGGCCTCATGGGAAGCGGTATGATGCGGGATCGCGACGGCAGGGGGCCGCCGCCTCGGGGCGGCATGATCCCCAAGCCGGGCGCCGGGAGGGGCTCGCAGGGTCTCGGAGAGGGTCGCTTTACCACTCAGCGCCGTTGA
- the g3bp2a gene encoding ras GTPase-activating protein-binding protein 2 isoform X2 yields the protein MVMEKPSPLLVGREFVRQYYTLLNKAPDFLHRFYGRNSSYVHGGLDPSGKLAEAVYGQAEIHKKVMSLQFSECHTKIRLVDAHATLSDGVVVQVLGELSNSGQPMRKFMQTFVLAPEGSVANKFYVHNDIFRYEDEVFCDSEAELDEESEEEVEEEPEERQRQASPEPLQESPNSAPYYESHPVANGVEEPMEEPAPEPEPEPELEPEPKVEEVKTEVEEKVAEEREEKSPSPAPAESPPHVQEPPKTFSWASVTSKNLPPSGAASGIPPHVVKAPISQARADPKSETQGTLLRPRDQRTRDRPAFLPRGPRPDERLSDSQMGKPHLSFVNKGGRGEGESGEMDMRRSVRYPDSHQLFVGNLPHDIDENELKDFFMTYGTVVELRINTKAISGKLPNFGFVVFDDSDPVQKILGAKPIMFRGEVRLNVEEKKTRAARERESRAAGMDDRRDMRRNDRGPGGPRGLMGSGMMRDRDGRGPPPRGGMIPKPGAGRGSQGLGEGRFTTQRR from the exons ATGGTGATGGAGAAGCCGAGTCCCCTGCTTGTCGGGCGGGAGTTTGTGAGGCAGTATTACACGCTATTGAACAAGGCGCCCGACTTCCTTCACAG GTTCTACGGGAGGAACTCTTCCTACGTTCATGGAGGTCTCGATCCAAGCGGAAAGCTGGCCGAAGCGGTGTACGGGCAAGCG GAAATCCACAAGAAAGTGATGTCCCTGCAGTTCAGCGAGTGCCACACCAAGATCAGGCTGGTGGACGCTCACGCCACGCTCAGCGATGGCGTGGTGGTGCAGGTTCTCGGAGAGCTCTCCAACAGCGGGCAGCCGATGCGGAAGTTCATGCAGACCTTCGTCCTGGCCCCGGAG GGTTCCGTGGCCAACAAGTTCTACGTGCACAACGACATCTTCCGATACGAGGACGAAGTGTTTTGCGACTCGGAAGCCGAACTCGACGAGG AATCGGAGGAGGAAGTAGAAGAGGAGCCAGAAGAGAGGCAGAGGCAGGCGTCCCCCGAGCCCCTGCAAGAGAGCCCCAACAGCGCCCCCTACTACGagtctcaccccgtggc TAACGGCGTGGAGGAACCTATGGAGGAACCGGCCCCGGAACCCGAACCAGAACCGGAACTGGAGCCCGAGCCCAAGGTGGAGGAGGTCAAAACCGAAGTGGAAGAAAAGGTTGCCGAAGAAAGGGAGGAAAAATCTCCCTCGCCAGCCCCGGCGGAGTCTCCGCCTCACGTGCAGGAGCCACCCAAG ACCTTCTCGTGGGCGTCGGTGACCAGCAAGAACCTGCCTCCGTCCGGCGCCGCCTCTGGAATCCCTCCCCACGTCGTCAAAGCTCCCATCTCACAA GCCCGGGCGGACCCCAAGTCGGAAACGCAGGGGACGCTGCTCCGACCCAGGGACCAGCGTACTCGCGACAGACCCGCCTTCCTCCCGCGAGGCCCCCGACCCG ATGAGAGACTGTCGGACTCACAAATGGGAAAACCGCACCTGAGTTTTGTCAACAAAG GCGGGAGGGGTGAAGGCGAATCGGGCGAAATGGACATGCGGCGATCCGTGCGCTACCCCGACAGCCACCAGCTTTTCGTGGGCAACCTCCCGCACGACATCGACGAGAACGAGCTCAAAGACTTTTTCATGA cctaTGGGACGGTGGTGGAACTGCGCATCAACACCAAAGCCATCAGCGGGAAGCTGCCCAACTTTGGATTTGTAGTGTTTGACGACTCGGATCCGGTGCAGAAAATCCTTGGGGCCAAG CCCATCATGTTCCGAGGCGAGGTGCGCCTAAACGTGGAGGAGAAGAAGACCCGGGCGGCACGCGAGCGAGAGAGCCGGGCAGCCGGCATGGATGACCGCCGGGACATGCGGCGCAACGACCGAGGACCCGGGGGTCCACGCGGCCTCATGGGAAGCGGTATGATGCGGGATCGCGACGGCAGGGGGCCGCCGCCTCGGGGCGGCATGATCCCCAAGCCGGGCGCCGGGAGGGGCTCGCAGGGTCTCGGAGAGGGTCGCTTTACCACTCAGCGCCGTTGA
- the pkd2 gene encoding polycystin-2 has product MSSSRVKPQHSARSPRPPEANEGIEMENIQREHHHHDPSARGTAAGAPLSPSRQAWSRDNPGFEPGDEIMAADWPPASPGRRSASTASSTSSCSSGLGSYNVGGGGSGGAGGGGGGGGSPHIHAGGAYPSPSEDDGQRGRAQHSSCMKQILHKIRILWGTELMEDNDSSRERYLCNVLREMLTYVAFLITVCILTYGMVSANMYYYTKVMSQLFLDTPLSHGDPTTFRSLSTMEDFWKFTEGPFLHGMYWEVWYNNKSLPENHSVIFYENLLLGVPRLRQVKVRNASCSVHEDLRERVRDCYDVYTRANEDAAPFGPANGSAWTYAAEAGGARWGHVSKYGGGGYYRDLARTAEESAARLRFLKENLWLDRGTRAVFLDFAVYNANINLFCIVRLLAEFPATGGTLTSWHFQTVRLLRYVSGWDYFVGLCEVTFCLFVLYYVVEEALEIRIHRLHYFRNLWNCLDTLIVGMSLVAIVMNVTRTAMASSLLKTLLENYGSHANFEPLANLQFQFNNVVAVIVFFSWVKLFKFINFNKTMSQLTGTMSRCAKDLLGFAIMFFIIFLAYAQLAYLLFGTQVHHFSSFQASILTQFRIILGDFEFSEIEEANPVLGPVYFSTFVFFIFFILMNVFLAIINDTYSEVKADTSQQRSDMEMSDFIKKGCDKALMKLRLKKTAVDDISDSLRQAGGKLNLGELRQHLKGKGHTDAEIQAIFAKYEHDGDQELTEHDHQQMRDDLEKERDDLDLERASLTRACVARGFPRAQDDSEEDDDEDSGHSSRRRGSSSGGVSYEEFQVLVRRVDRMEHSVGSIVSKIDAVIVKLETVERVNVKRRDVLGRLFEGAAEEERNADARSEQERLVREELERWESDDVSAHAPRPRARPPSSLSLDGDGADASAHV; this is encoded by the exons ATGAGCTCATCTCGGGTAAAACCTCAACACAGCGCCCGCTCCCCTCGTCCCCCCGAGGCGAACGAGGGTATCGAGATGGAGAACATCCAGCGGGAGCATCACCACCACGACCCGTCAGCCAGAGGAACCGCCGCTGGTGCTCCGTTGTCCCCCTCCAGACAAGCCTGGAGCCGCGACAACCCGGGCTTCGAGCCCGGCGACGAGATCATGGCAGCGGACTGGCCCCCGGCCAGCCCCGGGAGGAGGTCGGCGTCCACGGCCTCGAGCACCAGCAGCTGCAGCAGCGGTCTGGGAAGCTACAACGTCGGCGGTGGAGGATCTGGAGGAgctggaggaggtggaggaggaggcggaagcCCCCACATCCACGCTGGAGGTGCCTACCCGAGTCCGAGCGAGGACGACGGGCAGCGGGGAAGGGCACAGCACAGCAGCTGTATGAAGCAAATACTCCATAAAATTAGAA TTCTATGGGGCACGGAACTGATGGAGGACAACGACAGCAGTCGAGAGCGCTACCTATGCAACGTCTTGCGAGAGATGCTCACCTACGTGGCTTTCCTCATCACCGTTTGCATCC TGACGTACGGAATGGTGAGCGCCAACATGTATTACTACACCAAAGTCATGTCGCAGCTTTTCTTGGACACGCCCCTTTCCCATGGAGATCCCACCACGTTTCGGAGCCTTTCCACCATGGAGGACTTTTGGAAG TTCACGGAAGGGCCGTTTCTCCACGGCATGTACTGGGAGGTGTGGTACAACAACAAGAGCCTGCCGGAGAACCACAGCGTGATCTTCTACGAGAACCTCCTCCTGGGGGTCCCGCGTCTGCGTCAGGTCAAGGTCCGCAACGCCTCGTGCAGCGTCCACGAGGACCTACGCGAGCGAGTGCGCGACTGCTACGACGTGTACACGCGGGCCAACGAGGACGCCGCCCCCTTCGGCCCCGCCAACGGGAGCGCCTGGACCTACGCGGCGGAGGCCGGCGGTGCTCGCTGGGGCCACGTGTCCAAATACGGCGGCGGGGGGTACTACCGAGACCTGGCCCGGACGGCTGAGGAGTCGGCGGCCCGCTTGCGCTTCCTGAAAGAAAACCTGTGGCTGGACCGGGGCACCAGAGCCGTTTTCCTGGACTTTGCTGTCTACAATGCGAACATCAACCTTTTCTGCATCGTCAG GTTGTTGGCGGAGTTCCCGGCCACGGGCGGGACGCTGACATCCTGGCACTTCCAGACCGTGCGACTCCTCCGCTACGTATCCGGCTGGGACTACTTTGTGGGACTTTGCGAGGTCACCTTCTGCCTCTTCGTCCTCTACTACGTGGTGGAGGAGGCGCTGGAGATCCGGATTCACCGCCTGCATTACTTCCGCAATCTGTGGAACTGCCTGGACACCCTCATCGTCGGC ATGAGCCTGGTGGCCATCGTCATGAACGTAACCAGGACGGCCATGGCCAGCAGCCTGCTGAAGACCCTCTTGGAGAACTACGGCAGCCACGCCAACTTTGAGCCGCTGGCTAACCTGCAGTTTCAGTTCAACAACGTGGTGGCTGTCATTGTCTTCTTCTCTTGGGTTAAG CTCTTCAAGTTCATCAACTTCAACAAAACCATGAGTCAGCTGACGGGCACCATGTCGCGCTGCGCCAAAGATCTCCTGGGCTTCGCCATCATGTTCTTCATCATCTTCCTGGCGTACGCGCAGCTGGCCTATCTGCTCTTCGGAACCCAAGTCCACCACTTCAGCAGCTTCCAAGCCAGCAT CCTCACTCAATTCCGCATCATCCTGGGAGACTTTGAGTTCTCGGAAATCGAGGAGGCCAATCCGGTGTTGGGCCCCGTCTACTTCAGCACCTTCGTCTTTTTCATCTTCTTCATTCTGATG AACGTTTTCCTGGCCATAATCAACGACACGTACTCGGAGGTGAAGGCGGACACGTCGCAGCAAAGGTCCGACATGGAGATGAGCGATTTCATCAAGAAG GGTTGCGACAAAGCTCTGATGAAGCTGAGGCTGAAGAAGACGGCGGTGGACGACATTTCGGACAGTCTGCGGCAGGCCGGCGGGAAGCTCAACTTGGGGGAATTGCGGCAGCATTTGAAGGG GAAGGGCCACACGGACGCCGAGATCCAGGCCATCTTCGCTAAATACGAACACGACGGCGACCAGGAGCTAACGGAACACGACCACCAGCAGATGAGAGACGACCTGGAGAAAGAACGA GACGACTTGGATCTGGAGCGCGCCTCGCTAACGCGAGCCTGCGTCGCTCGCGGGTTCCCTCGCGCCCAGGACGACTCGGAggaagacgacgacgaggacAGCGGGCACAGCTCGCGCCGCCGCGGCAGCAGCTCGGGCGGCGTCTCCTACGAGGAGTTCCAAGT CCTGGTGAGGCGCGTGGACCGGATGGAGCACTCGGTGGGCAGCATCGTGTCCAAAATCGACGCCGTCATCGTCAAGCTGGAGACGGTGGAGAGGGTCAACGTCAAGAGGAGGGACGTCCTGGGACGTCTCTTCGAGGGCGCCGCCGAG GAGGAGCGGAACGCGGATGCACGTAGCGAACAGGAGCGACTGGTCCGCGAAGAACTGGAGCGCTGGGAGTCGGACGACGTCTCGGCGCACGCCCCGCGACCTCGCGCGCGACCCCCTTCTTCCCTTTCGTTAGACGGCGACGGCGCCGACGCGAGCGCTCATGTGTAA